The following coding sequences lie in one Candidatus Paceibacterota bacterium genomic window:
- a CDS encoding M48 family metallopeptidase → MASLYTQQDSNIAKTWILMIIFLIVLLGIGYFFSYYYQSPSILYFAFIFSLIMNIGSYWFSDKIVLGISRAKQVTKAEAPDLYNVVENLSITAGLPMPKIYIINDPAPNAFATGRNKDHAAVAVTSGLLQMMNKTELEGVIAHELSHIGNRDILLSTVVVVLVGLITLLSDFFLRLSFFGGNRSRDREGGGAILALIGVVLAILTPIIATLLQLAISRRRESLADTSGALLTRYPEGLASALEKIAAYKVPMKHANNATAHLYISNPFGPDSRRLSGISRLFMTHPPIEERIAALRQSEQS, encoded by the coding sequence ATGGCCTCACTCTACACTCAACAAGATTCAAACATCGCCAAAACCTGGATTTTAATGATTATCTTTTTGATAGTGCTTCTAGGCATTGGTTATTTCTTCAGCTACTACTATCAAAGTCCAAGTATTTTATATTTCGCTTTTATTTTTAGCCTGATCATGAATATCGGCAGTTACTGGTTTTCGGACAAGATCGTGCTCGGTATTTCCCGCGCTAAGCAAGTAACTAAGGCTGAAGCCCCCGATCTTTATAATGTGGTGGAAAACCTTTCAATCACCGCCGGTCTTCCAATGCCGAAAATTTACATTATCAATGATCCGGCGCCGAATGCTTTTGCTACTGGCCGCAATAAGGATCACGCCGCCGTGGCTGTTACTTCGGGCCTGCTTCAAATGATGAACAAAACGGAACTTGAAGGAGTAATTGCTCATGAGCTTTCGCATATTGGCAACCGGGATATTTTGCTTTCTACGGTGGTAGTAGTGCTGGTGGGCTTAATTACTTTGCTGTCTGATTTTTTTCTGCGGCTGTCGTTTTTTGGAGGCAACCGTAGTCGGGATAGGGAAGGCGGCGGCGCTATTCTGGCACTGATTGGTGTCGTGCTGGCCATTTTAACTCCGATAATTGCCACCTTGCTTCAGTTAGCCATCTCGCGCCGCCGCGAATCCCTTGCTGACACCAGTGGAGCCTTGCTCACACGCTACCCTGAAGGTTTGGCTTCGGCCTTGGAAAAAATTGCCGCCTATAAAGTGCCAATGAAGCACGCTAATAATGCCACCGCTCATCTTTATATATCGAATCCTTTTGGACCGGATAGCCGCCGGCTTAGCGGTATCTCCCGCCTTTTCATGACTCATCCGCCTATTGAAGAAAGAATTGCCGCCCTTCGCCAAAGCGAACAATCTTGA
- a CDS encoding diadenylate cyclase, which translates to MAQALANISFAHVFSSIPGIFHNFHFHDALDIIVVAFFVYVILLFIKQSRSYFIFNTLLLLFIIIYLSRTFNLALTRKLFEPLITFFAVIFVIVFQREIRRFFKWFIISRERFGRHLTNLSAEVSSAIVEAVGIMAKKRTGALLILSGEYPLDDIVEGGFPLNGEVSVPLLLSIFDNTTPGHDGAVLIENKKIKTFGLHLPLAEDFRGFKNMGTRHRAALGLAERSDALVIVVSEERGIVSVAENGALRTVTDAPSLQGIVRNFMKENVQENQSFWYYILVNNFFIKILSVLISFALWVLLVFQANVVTESLIIPLEFSHIPSNLIVSKVIPADVNLSISGNSSDLHNLNQNSVRIVIDLTNAAAGTKQVIITGDNISMPSYITLNNITPNKVLIGLQKAGP; encoded by the coding sequence ATGGCTCAAGCCCTTGCCAATATTAGTTTTGCTCATGTTTTCTCCAGCATCCCAGGCATTTTTCATAATTTTCATTTTCATGACGCTCTGGACATTATTGTAGTAGCTTTCTTCGTCTACGTTATCTTGCTTTTCATCAAGCAATCACGCTCTTATTTTATTTTCAATACACTGCTTCTCCTTTTCATCATTATCTACCTTTCTCGTACTTTTAATTTAGCCTTAACCAGAAAGCTTTTTGAACCGCTCATTACTTTCTTTGCCGTCATCTTTGTGATTGTTTTTCAGCGGGAAATCAGAAGATTTTTCAAATGGTTTATCATTTCTCGGGAAAGATTTGGGCGCCACCTGACTAATTTAAGCGCTGAAGTCTCAAGCGCCATTGTTGAAGCAGTTGGCATCATGGCTAAAAAACGCACAGGAGCTCTGCTAATTCTTTCAGGCGAATATCCTCTGGACGATATTGTAGAAGGAGGCTTTCCTCTAAACGGAGAAGTGTCGGTGCCGCTACTTTTAAGTATTTTTGACAATACGACACCAGGCCATGATGGGGCGGTTTTAATTGAGAACAAGAAAATCAAAACTTTCGGACTTCATCTGCCTTTGGCCGAGGATTTTCGCGGTTTTAAAAATATGGGCACCCGTCATCGAGCGGCCCTAGGTTTGGCGGAAAGATCGGATGCTTTAGTCATCGTTGTTTCCGAAGAACGCGGCATTGTATCAGTGGCTGAAAATGGAGCCTTGCGAACAGTGACGGACGCCCCAAGCCTGCAGGGTATCGTCCGAAATTTTATGAAAGAGAATGTGCAGGAGAATCAGAGTTTTTGGTATTACATTTTAGTCAATAACTTTTTTATCAAAATTCTGTCAGTTCTAATTTCTTTCGCTTTGTGGGTGCTTCTCGTATTTCAGGCCAATGTCGTAACTGAAAGCTTGATTATTCCTCTTGAATTCAGTCACATTCCCTCAAACCTGATCGTTTCAAAAGTAATTCCGGCAGATGTTAATCTCTCCATCAGCGGCAATTCATCGGATCTCCATAATCTTAATCAGAATTCGGTGCGGATTGTAATTGACCTTACAAACGCTGCCGCCGGCACCAAGCAGGTGATCATTACCGGCGACAATATTTCCATGCCTTCTTACATTACTTTGAACAACATTACGCCGAACAAGGTGTTGATTGGATTGCAGAAAGCGGGACCATAA
- the secG gene encoding preprotein translocase subunit SecG has protein sequence MQFLSGILPYIEIVLSILLIVAILLQQSDASVGAAFGGDNFSSVHRTRRGFERTLFISTIVISILFALSAFLALVV, from the coding sequence ATGCAGTTTCTCTCCGGAATATTGCCCTATATTGAGATCGTTTTGTCGATTCTGTTAATCGTCGCTATTTTGCTGCAACAGTCGGACGCTTCCGTCGGAGCCGCTTTTGGTGGTGATAACTTCAGTTCCGTTCATCGCACGCGTCGCGGTTTTGAGAGAACTTTATTTATATCAACTATTGTCATATCTATTCTATTCGCTTTATCGGCCTTCCTGGCCTTGGTTGTTTAA
- a CDS encoding co-chaperone GroES, protein MPKEKNRKNGNNRGENSVRIKPLGDKILLRPISTEEKKSSFGIIIPETVSKEKPEQGKVVAVGEGKFDESGKLISVRVKVGDRVLFSKYGYDEIKIDDEEYLIVSENQILAVIK, encoded by the coding sequence ATGCCAAAAGAAAAGAATCGAAAAAATGGAAATAACAGAGGAGAAAATTCCGTTAGAATCAAACCGCTTGGCGATAAGATTTTACTGCGCCCGATTAGTACCGAAGAAAAAAAATCCTCTTTCGGAATTATTATCCCCGAGACTGTCAGCAAGGAAAAACCGGAGCAGGGAAAAGTAGTGGCTGTCGGAGAAGGTAAATTTGATGAGAGCGGCAAGCTTATTTCGGTGCGGGTGAAAGTGGGCGACAGAGTCCTCTTCTCCAAATACGGTTATGATGAAATCAAGATCGACGATGAGGAGTATCTAATTGTTTCAGAGAATCAGATTTTAGCAGTCATTAAGTAA
- a CDS encoding ribonuclease J, with protein sequence MKEEKEKKDSLKEAIKEVQEKQVAPGEHHAHSSRRRSRTYHAVPEAPMAKKKRSMPRRRFAPTRPTLEMERRKETGKIPPVGENIRIIPLGGVEEIGKNMTVIEINGDIIVIDIGFKFKEEDTPGIDYILPNTKYLEERKEKVRAVIITHGHLDHIGGIPYIMDKIGNPPLYTRNLTAFMIKKRQAEFPHLAPIDYKIVEKNDRIKIGNMSVRFFGVTHSIPDSMGVVVETPYGLIVNPGDFKLTHKDGEPVEEEDREYSELAKEKVLLFLGESTNIENPGFSTPEEEVHKNLDEIIRTIKGRLIIGMFASHILRMMKVIEACEKYGKKLVIEGRSMKNNIDILEQAKMLEIKKGTVISSQNMGDYPPDKIVVLATGAQGDEFAALMRMGTKTHKHFHINERDTVLLSSSIVPGNERSVEKLKDNLARLGAKIISIQTSDVYIHSTGHGNRGEIEWLHRKLRPKFFIPIHGNHYRLKLHAEVAENLGIPKNNIIVPDDGTVVEIQDKGQKIVALKEKAPSGTVMVDGFAIGDMQDVVIRDRQMLAQDGMFIVFAIVNSQTGKLKKSPDIISRGFVYLRESQDLLRQARFVIKKTIEENTAGMHPINFEYVKNNVADAVGKFLFQKTAKRPIVIPVLLGV encoded by the coding sequence ATGAAAGAAGAAAAAGAAAAAAAAGACAGTCTGAAAGAAGCTATCAAAGAAGTTCAGGAAAAACAGGTCGCCCCAGGTGAGCATCATGCTCATTCTTCGCGACGGCGTTCTCGCACCTATCATGCCGTGCCGGAGGCACCTATGGCCAAGAAAAAAAGATCAATGCCGCGTCGGCGCTTCGCGCCGACGCGCCCCACCCTTGAAATGGAACGCCGAAAAGAAACCGGTAAAATTCCGCCTGTCGGCGAAAATATCCGGATTATTCCGCTTGGCGGAGTAGAAGAAATCGGCAAGAACATGACGGTTATTGAAATTAATGGCGACATTATCGTCATTGATATCGGCTTTAAATTCAAGGAGGAAGATACTCCGGGCATTGATTACATTCTGCCCAACACCAAATATCTGGAGGAGCGAAAGGAAAAAGTTCGGGCCGTCATCATTACTCACGGTCACCTCGATCATATCGGCGGCATTCCCTACATCATGGACAAAATTGGCAATCCTCCACTTTATACTCGAAACCTCACCGCCTTCATGATTAAGAAAAGGCAGGCCGAGTTTCCGCATTTAGCCCCCATTGACTACAAGATTGTAGAAAAAAATGACCGGATTAAAATCGGCAACATGTCTGTGAGATTTTTCGGAGTCACTCACAGTATTCCCGACTCAATGGGCGTAGTGGTGGAAACACCTTATGGTCTCATTGTGAACCCCGGAGATTTTAAATTAACTCATAAAGACGGAGAGCCGGTAGAAGAGGAAGATCGAGAGTATTCGGAACTTGCCAAAGAAAAAGTGCTGCTTTTTCTGGGCGAATCAACCAATATTGAGAATCCGGGTTTTTCTACGCCGGAAGAAGAAGTCCATAAAAATCTGGACGAAATCATCCGCACTATTAAAGGGCGTCTAATTATCGGAATGTTTGCCTCTCATATTTTGCGCATGATGAAAGTAATAGAAGCCTGTGAGAAATATGGCAAAAAACTGGTAATTGAGGGCCGCAGTATGAAAAATAATATTGATATTCTGGAGCAGGCTAAAATGCTGGAAATTAAAAAAGGCACAGTTATTTCCTCTCAAAACATGGGCGATTATCCGCCGGATAAGATTGTGGTTCTGGCCACCGGCGCTCAAGGCGACGAATTTGCCGCTCTGATGCGCATGGGCACCAAAACTCACAAGCACTTCCATATTAATGAACGCGATACCGTCTTACTATCCTCTTCCATTGTGCCGGGCAACGAAAGGTCGGTGGAAAAGTTAAAGGATAATCTGGCGCGTCTCGGGGCCAAGATAATTTCCATTCAGACTTCGGACGTCTACATTCACTCGACCGGTCACGGCAATCGTGGAGAAATTGAATGGCTTCATCGGAAGCTCCGTCCAAAATTCTTTATCCCTATTCACGGTAACCATTACCGCTTGAAACTACATGCTGAAGTGGCGGAGAATCTGGGCATTCCAAAAAATAATATTATCGTGCCGGATGATGGTACCGTAGTAGAAATTCAGGATAAGGGTCAAAAGATTGTGGCCTTAAAAGAAAAAGCGCCGTCGGGAACGGTGATGGTAGACGGTTTCGCCATTGGAGATATGCAGGACGTTGTCATCCGCGACCGGCAGATGCTGGCGCAGGATGGGATGTTTATCGTCTTTGCCATCGTTAATTCCCAAACCGGTAAATTGAAAAAATCTCCCGATATTATTTCTCGCGGTTTTGTTTACCTGCGTGAATCCCAAGACTTATTAAGACAAGCTCGTTTCGTCATTAAAAAAACTATTGAAGAAAACACTGCTGGCATGCATCCGATTAATTTCGAGTACGTCAAAAACAACGTCGCTGATGCGGTCGGCAAATTTCTCTTTCAGAAAACGGCTAAACGGCCGATTGTCATTCCGGTACTTTTGGGAGTTTAG
- a CDS encoding ABC transporter substrate-binding protein has product MNLKTSFQKIGPHKWRIPKTEKLRLAIKSFGLAEKLVFYTFFGLFALSALLLLNEVNNAFMVEIPAKGGTLEEGVVGYPRYINPVLAINDSGRDLTQLIYSGLMKRTASGELVPDLAESYSVSPDGLTYDFILRKDATFQDGVAVTADDVQFTVLKVEDPTIKSPREANWQGVTVQVINPKEIKFTLKKPYGPFLQNTTLGILPKHLWNEAGDADSFTLSDLNRTPIGSGPYMIKSIKTDSSGLPEYYHLVPFKNYAGGAPFIKDIIVRIYTNQNNLLTAFNNNEVQDINSISPDQAAYIHSGKTAIATSTLPRVFGIFFNQSQNPVLLHQEVRKALSLSVDREEIVKEVFNGYAEPLTEPIPTSLLPAATSSTSDSASSSVSSGGLAEARKLLASNGWATGTDGVLQKSANKKTERLQLTISTIDTPDLVKTANLVQKMWQDLGASVDIKIYEAADLNQNVIQPRKYDALLFGEIIPPGLDVYSFWDSAERNAPGLNIALYTNSRVDKLLEAARAASDPATTVTNYQKFETEIDKDVPAVFLYTPDFIYVVPKALGGFEVGNITNSSDRFLGIENWYLEKERVWKIFNK; this is encoded by the coding sequence GTGAATTTAAAAACCTCCTTTCAAAAAATCGGCCCTCACAAGTGGCGTATCCCCAAGACGGAAAAATTGCGTCTGGCCATTAAGTCCTTTGGTTTGGCGGAAAAACTGGTTTTTTATACGTTTTTCGGACTCTTTGCCTTGTCAGCCTTACTACTTTTGAATGAAGTGAATAACGCCTTTATGGTAGAGATTCCAGCTAAAGGCGGTACTTTAGAAGAGGGTGTTGTCGGCTATCCGCGTTATATCAATCCGGTTCTGGCCATCAATGATTCGGGGCGAGATCTGACTCAACTTATCTATTCGGGCTTAATGAAGCGCACCGCTTCGGGCGAATTAGTACCTGATTTAGCCGAAAGCTACAGTGTCTCTCCGGACGGCCTGACTTACGATTTTATTTTGAGAAAAGATGCCACTTTTCAGGACGGCGTAGCCGTCACCGCTGACGATGTGCAATTTACGGTTTTAAAAGTGGAAGATCCCACCATTAAAAGTCCTCGAGAAGCTAATTGGCAGGGTGTGACGGTTCAGGTAATTAATCCGAAAGAAATTAAATTTACTTTAAAGAAACCCTATGGGCCTTTTCTTCAAAATACTACTTTGGGCATCTTGCCGAAACATCTCTGGAATGAAGCTGGTGATGCCGACTCTTTTACTCTAAGTGATCTCAACCGCACTCCGATCGGCTCCGGCCCATACATGATTAAAAGCATTAAGACTGATTCTTCAGGTCTGCCAGAATATTATCATTTAGTGCCGTTTAAAAATTACGCTGGTGGCGCGCCCTTCATTAAGGACATCATTGTCAGAATTTATACCAATCAAAACAACTTGCTGACCGCTTTCAACAATAACGAGGTGCAGGACATTAACAGTATTTCTCCAGATCAGGCCGCTTATATCCATTCCGGAAAAACTGCTATCGCTACCTCTACTCTGCCGCGAGTTTTCGGCATCTTTTTCAACCAGAGTCAAAATCCGGTCCTGTTACATCAGGAAGTTCGCAAAGCCCTGAGCCTGTCAGTTGATCGAGAGGAAATTGTCAAAGAAGTTTTTAACGGTTACGCCGAACCTCTAACTGAACCGATTCCAACAAGTCTGCTCCCGGCCGCTACTAGCTCTACTTCAGATAGCGCTTCCTCGTCGGTTTCAAGTGGCGGCTTAGCGGAGGCCCGCAAACTTCTCGCTTCCAATGGTTGGGCCACTGGTACAGACGGCGTCTTACAGAAGAGCGCTAATAAGAAAACAGAGCGTCTCCAGTTAACTATCTCCACTATTGATACGCCAGATTTAGTTAAAACTGCTAATCTGGTTCAGAAAATGTGGCAGGATCTCGGAGCCAGTGTTGATATTAAGATTTATGAGGCCGCCGATCTTAATCAAAACGTTATTCAGCCGCGCAAATATGACGCCTTACTTTTCGGAGAGATTATTCCACCGGGCCTCGATGTCTACAGCTTCTGGGATTCGGCTGAACGAAATGCACCGGGGTTAAATATCGCCCTTTACACCAACAGCCGAGTAGATAAGTTGCTTGAGGCAGCCAGAGCGGCTTCTGACCCGGCTACGACCGTCACCAATTATCAGAAATTTGAAACGGAAATAGATAAAGATGTGCCGGCAGTTTTCCTTTACACTCCCGATTTTATTTACGTGGTGCCAAAAGCTCTTGGAGGTTTCGAGGTGGGTAATATTACCAACTCTTCAGACCGATTCTTGGGCATTGAAAATTGGTATCTGGAAAAAGAAAGAGTTTGGAAAATTTTTAACAAATAA
- a CDS encoding NUDIX domain-containing protein, with product MASEDKSKELHRIAVTAIIYKDGKYLITKRAPTENAFPNMWTVPGGGLSTDDYMSTPETHPNQWYYALEKSLRNEIREEVNLEIEKPEYLLDLTLVRPDKTPVLVLSFFAAYKSGEVKLNEDSTDFAWVSFEEAKKYDLIPGILEEIELADKRLFKHPLPSE from the coding sequence ATGGCTTCTGAAGACAAATCTAAAGAGCTTCATCGCATTGCCGTTACCGCCATTATTTATAAAGACGGCAAATACTTAATCACTAAACGGGCGCCGACAGAAAACGCCTTTCCCAATATGTGGACGGTTCCCGGAGGTGGTCTCTCAACCGATGATTATATGAGTACTCCAGAAACTCATCCAAACCAGTGGTATTACGCCCTGGAAAAAAGTTTACGAAACGAGATTCGTGAGGAAGTTAATTTGGAAATTGAAAAACCGGAATATTTACTGGATTTAACCCTGGTCCGGCCGGATAAAACTCCGGTCTTAGTCTTGAGTTTCTTCGCCGCTTATAAATCTGGAGAGGTGAAACTCAATGAAGACTCCACCGACTTTGCCTGGGTTAGCTTTGAAGAAGCGAAAAAGTACGATCTTATCCCAGGGATTTTGGAGGAAATTGAACTGGCTGACAAACGTCTTTTTAAACATCCTCTCCCTTCAGAATAA
- a CDS encoding LemA family protein, with protein sequence MLTIIIIVLAILLGWFIASYNGFIRLTQRAREAWADIDVQLKRRHDLIPNLVNTVKGYASHEAGVFDQVSTARSAAINATNTGLAARAAAEGELSAALGRLFAVAEAYPDLKANQNFLELQRELEDTENKIQAARRFYNTNVRDLSIKLSTFPSNLIASLFHFKGMDYFQLGDSPEDKAAREPVEVKF encoded by the coding sequence ATGCTCACCATCATCATTATCGTTCTTGCCATTTTACTCGGCTGGTTCATTGCCAGTTACAACGGTTTTATCCGACTGACCCAACGAGCTCGAGAAGCTTGGGCAGACATTGATGTTCAGCTCAAGCGCCGTCACGATCTTATTCCCAATTTGGTTAATACAGTTAAAGGCTACGCTTCTCATGAGGCCGGCGTTTTTGATCAAGTAAGCACTGCGAGAAGTGCCGCCATTAATGCCACTAACACCGGGCTGGCCGCTCGAGCGGCGGCCGAGGGCGAATTATCAGCCGCCCTCGGCCGCCTCTTTGCCGTCGCCGAAGCCTATCCAGACTTAAAAGCCAACCAGAACTTTCTGGAACTTCAGCGCGAACTTGAAGACACTGAAAACAAAATTCAGGCCGCTCGACGTTTTTACAATACCAACGTACGCGACCTTTCTATCAAGCTTTCCACCTTCCCTTCAAATCTTATTGCCAGCCTCTTTCACTTTAAGGGGATGGATTACTTCCAGCTCGGAGATTCACCGGAAGATAAAGCTGCACGCGAGCCGGTAGAAGTGAAATTTTAA
- the groL gene encoding chaperonin GroEL (60 kDa chaperone family; promotes refolding of misfolded polypeptides especially under stressful conditions; forms two stacked rings of heptamers to form a barrel-shaped 14mer; ends can be capped by GroES; misfolded proteins enter the barrel where they are refolded when GroES binds), with protein sequence MAKRIIYNEEARKLLKNGVDAVANAVKITIGPRGRNVVLDKGYGAPTITNDGVSIAKEITLEDKFENMGAEIIKEVATKTNETAGDGTTTSVILAQSIINEGMRHTTMGVNAMALRSGIEKATADVVKALQSIAKPIKNKEEIRQVATISAESAEIGKYIADTIDKVGKDGVVTVEESQTIGIDSEVVEGLEFDKGYVSPYLITNTERMEAEYRDPAILITDKKISTVKEILPLLEKLAQSGKKDLVIIAEDVDGEALATFIVNKLRGGFNVLAVKAPGYGDRKKEQLADIAITVGAQVISEELGVKLENAELNMLGRANRVVATKDNTIIVGGKGKKADIEKRVSSLKKQREASDSSFDKEKLEERIAKLSGGVAVIRVGAATETEMKYLKLKIEDAVNATKAAIAEGIVAGGGSALVRVAEMIGRGHKTNRAAAASNAEADLGYSIVIRALEEPLRQIALNSGKDDGSVIVEKVKSGKGNAGYDAMKDEIVTDMIAAGIIDPVKVTRSGIQNAASAAAILLTTEVAIADLPEEKKPAAGMGEMGGMGY encoded by the coding sequence ATGGCCAAAAGAATTATATACAATGAGGAAGCTCGAAAACTTTTAAAAAATGGCGTTGATGCAGTAGCTAACGCCGTCAAAATTACTATTGGCCCGCGTGGCCGTAATGTGGTGTTGGACAAAGGTTACGGAGCGCCAACTATTACTAATGATGGGGTTTCAATCGCCAAGGAGATCACTTTGGAAGATAAATTTGAAAACATGGGGGCGGAGATTATTAAAGAAGTGGCTACTAAAACTAACGAAACAGCCGGAGACGGTACCACCACTTCAGTTATTTTGGCCCAGTCTATTATTAATGAAGGAATGAGGCATACCACCATGGGAGTAAATGCCATGGCTCTTCGCTCCGGTATTGAGAAGGCGACTGCCGATGTGGTTAAGGCCCTCCAAAGCATTGCCAAACCGATTAAAAATAAGGAGGAAATCAGACAAGTTGCCACTATTTCCGCCGAATCAGCTGAAATTGGCAAGTACATTGCCGACACTATTGATAAGGTAGGGAAGGACGGAGTGGTAACGGTGGAAGAATCTCAGACTATTGGTATCGATTCGGAAGTGGTGGAAGGTTTGGAATTTGATAAAGGTTATGTTTCGCCGTACCTCATCACTAATACCGAAAGAATGGAGGCGGAATATCGGGATCCAGCCATTTTAATTACTGACAAGAAAATTTCTACGGTTAAGGAAATTTTACCGCTTCTCGAAAAACTGGCCCAGAGCGGTAAGAAAGATCTTGTTATTATTGCTGAAGACGTTGATGGTGAAGCACTGGCCACCTTCATTGTTAATAAACTGCGGGGCGGTTTCAATGTCTTGGCTGTTAAAGCGCCGGGGTATGGCGATCGTAAAAAAGAGCAGCTTGCTGACATTGCCATTACTGTCGGTGCGCAGGTGATTTCAGAGGAGCTTGGAGTAAAACTTGAAAATGCCGAGCTCAATATGCTTGGCCGCGCTAATCGAGTGGTAGCTACTAAAGATAATACGATTATTGTCGGCGGCAAAGGTAAGAAAGCTGATATTGAAAAGCGAGTTTCATCACTGAAGAAACAGCGCGAAGCCAGTGATTCCAGTTTTGATAAAGAGAAGCTCGAAGAGAGAATTGCCAAACTTTCCGGCGGGGTGGCTGTTATTCGAGTGGGGGCGGCCACGGAGACGGAAATGAAATATTTGAAATTGAAAATTGAAGATGCCGTCAACGCCACCAAAGCGGCCATCGCTGAAGGAATTGTGGCCGGAGGTGGAAGCGCTTTGGTGCGTGTGGCCGAGATGATTGGTCGCGGCCACAAAACCAACAGAGCGGCCGCGGCCTCAAACGCCGAAGCCGATCTAGGCTACAGCATTGTTATCCGAGCTCTCGAGGAGCCGCTTCGACAAATTGCTCTAAACTCTGGCAAGGACGACGGCTCGGTGATCGTGGAAAAAGTAAAAAGCGGCAAAGGTAATGCCGGCTACGATGCCATGAAGGATGAAATCGTGACCGATATGATAGCGGCCGGAATTATTGATCCGGTAAAGGTGACTCGAAGCGGTATTCAGAATGCCGCCAGTGCTGCCGCCATTCTCTTAACTACGGAAGTGGCCATAGCTGATCTGCCGGAAGAGAAGAAACCTGCCGCAGGGATGGGCGAGATGGGAGGAATGGGATACTAA
- a CDS encoding MFS transporter — protein MDQEPVVYQPKTIRIFMLIYVSALLYSIHFFFIYFINSAYLVSYFGSTALVGLLYSLGAFANLFIFLNIGKILNRTGNYRLMIGLILLEALCLIGLAYGQNIYLIAVMFIISQALNPILIFNLDIFLENYSRNEETGNIRGIFLTMTNLPPIVVPFVAGLILTNSEYWKVYLAGAAFLIPLLYVISANFRKFKDQVYHETNSKNLARELTDNPNVYDILFDNFLLNFFYAWMSIYMPIYLHQYVGFSWPQIGIMFSIMLLPFILFQIPLGRLEDRKYGEQEILIMGFIIVAISTILIPYISQANFLIWTILLFVTRIGASFIEISAESYFFKQVSVANIHLIGLFRMTKNLPYIFVPAIASLVLVFFDFQYVFLVLGLIMLVGLRYAFLLKDTK, from the coding sequence ATGGACCAAGAACCTGTTGTATATCAACCCAAAACCATTCGCATCTTCATGCTTATCTATGTCTCCGCTCTCCTCTACTCCATTCACTTCTTTTTTATTTACTTCATTAATTCCGCTTATTTAGTCAGCTACTTCGGCAGTACAGCTCTGGTGGGATTACTTTATAGTCTGGGCGCTTTCGCCAATCTTTTTATCTTTCTTAATATCGGTAAGATTCTCAACCGAACCGGCAATTATCGCTTGATGATCGGTTTAATTCTCCTTGAAGCTCTGTGTTTAATTGGGCTAGCCTATGGGCAAAATATTTATCTAATAGCGGTCATGTTCATTATTTCTCAAGCCCTTAACCCAATCTTAATTTTTAATCTGGACATTTTTCTGGAAAATTATTCTCGTAACGAAGAGACCGGCAATATTCGCGGCATATTTCTGACCATGACTAATTTGCCGCCAATTGTCGTGCCTTTTGTGGCCGGCCTGATTTTAACTAATTCAGAATACTGGAAAGTCTATCTGGCCGGTGCAGCCTTTCTCATTCCTCTTCTATATGTTATCTCGGCAAATTTCCGCAAATTTAAGGATCAGGTGTATCACGAAACCAATTCCAAAAATCTAGCTCGGGAGTTAACGGATAATCCGAATGTCTACGATATATTATTCGATAACTTTTTGCTGAACTTCTTCTACGCCTGGATGAGTATTTACATGCCTATTTATCTTCACCAGTATGTTGGTTTCAGCTGGCCGCAGATTGGCATAATGTTCAGCATTATGTTGCTGCCTTTTATCCTCTTCCAGATTCCGCTTGGGCGGCTCGAAGATAGAAAATACGGCGAGCAAGAAATTCTGATTATGGGTTTTATCATTGTGGCTATCTCTACCATTCTGATTCCCTACATCAGTCAAGCTAATTTCCTCATCTGGACCATCCTCTTATTTGTTACCCGTATTGGGGCGAGCTTCATTGAAATATCGGCTGAATCTTATTTCTTCAAACAGGTCAGTGTCGCCAACATTCATCTAATCGGCCTCTTTCGTATGACTAAAAATCTACCGTATATTTTTGTACCTGCTATTGCTTCACTTGTGTTAGTTTTCTTTGATTTTCAGTATGTCTTTCTAGTTCTTGGCTTAATCATGCTGGTAGGTTTGCGTTACGCCTTTCTTTTGAAAGACACAAAATAG